The Janthinobacterium tructae genome contains the following window.
TGTTCTTTGGCCGCCATGTCTTCTGGCAAGAAAACCCGCTGCCCCACTGGGACTGGCTGGCGATGTTCATCGCGCTGGCAGCCGGCGTGGCGCTGCTCAGGTTTCAAGTGGGCACCATCAAATTGCTGCTCGCCTGTGCCATCTTCGGCCTCGTGCTATCGTATCTGCCTTGACCGATTTAACGTAAGTGGTATCACCTTTCATGGCTGACAAGATTATCTACCTCGCCGAGGCCCGCAATGGGGCACCGGCGATCCCCGCGCGGCTGGAAAGTCCCAGCGGCAACGTGGCCGACAGCCTGGGCCGGCCCCTGCACGACCTGCGCATCTCGATTACCGACCGCTGCAATTTCCGTTGCGTGTATTGCATGCCGAAAGACGTGTTCGACAAGAACCACGTGTACCTGCCGCACACGGATTTGCTGTCGTTCGAGGAAATCACGCGCGTGGCGCGCCTTTTCGTTGAACACGGCGTGGAAAAGATCCGCCTGACGGGCGGCGAACCGCTGCTGCGCAAGAATATCGAAAAGCTCATCGCCATGCTGGCCGCACTGCGCACGCCCTCGGGCCAGCCGCTGGACCTGACCCTGACGACCAACGGTTCCTTGCTCGCCAGAAAGGCCCAAGCCTTGAAGGATGCAGGCCTGAACCGCGTCACCGTCTCGCTCGATTCGCTCGACGACGCCACCTTCAAGCGCATGAACGATGTCGACTTCGCCGTAGCCGACGTACTGCACGGCATAGCTGCGGCGCACCAGGCAGGACTCGGCCCCATCAAGATCAATATGGTCGTCAAGGCCGGCATGAACGAGCAGGAAATCGTGCCCATGGCGCGCCACTTCAAGGGCACGCCCTACATCTTGCGCTTCATCGAATACATGGACGTGGGCGCCTCGAACGGCTGGAACTTGCAGGAAGTCATCCCGTCCGCTGAAGTGGTGCGCCGCATCGGTGCACACATGCCCTTGTTGCCCATCAACCCCAACTACACGGGCGAGACGGCGGCGCGCTGGCGCTACGCCGATGGCAGCGGCGAGATCGGCCTCATTTCCAGCGTCACGCAAGCGTTCTGCGCCGATTGCAGCCGCGCCCGGCTCTCGACCGAGGGCAAGCTGTACACATGCCTGTTCGCCAGCAGCGGCCACGACTTGCGCAGCCTGCTGCGCGGCGGCCGCAGCGACGCGGAAATTTCCTCGGCCGTGGCGCAGCTGTGGCGCGGCCGCGCCGACCGCTATTCGCAATTGCGCACCAGCCAGACGGATTTGACGGGCACCACGCTTGAGCACGGTAAAAAGAAAGTGGAAATGTCGTACATCGGCGGCTGAATCGGGCGCGGCACACGCCCGCCGCTGCTACCATGGCGCATGCACCCACTTCCTACCTGACATGATCAACACACACGACATTACCGGCCTGATCCTGGCCGGCGGCCTCGGCACGCGCATGGGCCAGCGCGACAAGGGCATGCTGCCCCTGCATGGCCAGCCCCTGGCGCGCCACGTGCTGCAGCGCCTGGCGCCGCAAGTGGGCCAGCTGGCCATCAGTGTCCACGCCGATGCCGGAGATTACGCGCGCTTCGGCCTGCCCGTCTGGCCGGACGTACTGTCGGGTCAGCTGGGCCCGCTGGCTGGCTTGCACAGCGGCATGCAGCACGCCAGCACACCCTACCTGCTGACGGTGCCGTGCGATTCGCCCCTGCTGCCGCCCGACTTGGCGGCGCGCCTGGCCACCGGCCTGGTCGAGAACAATGCCGACCTGGCCATCGCCGTCACCGAAGAGATCGACCCGGCGACGGGATCGGCGGTGCACCGCCCGCATCCCGTTTTCTGCCTCGTCAAAACTTCCGCCCTGCCCCAGCTCGAAGCGTATCTGCGCAGCGGAGAGCGCCGCATGCGCACCTGGCACGGCCCCCTGAAGCTGGCCGAGGTAGTATTCGAGGATGGCGCCGCGTTCGGCAACATGAATACCCCGGACGAGCTGGCCGCCCTGCAGGCGCAGGGCCTGTCCGTGCCGATGGCGCAAGCCATCCTGGCCGACAGCGTCGCGCCCGTCGCCGACGTGGAACAACTGCCGTTGCCGCAAGCGTTCGAGCGCATCCTGGCGGCCGACATCATCTCGCCCATCAGCGTGCCCGCGCACGACAATTCCGCCATGGATGGCTATGCGCTGCATGGGGCTGACCTCGGTGGCGACACTGTTGTGACCCTGGCCGTGGTCGACACCATCCTGGCCGGCCGCCCCGGCACCGTCAAAGTTGGCCGCGGGCAATGCGCGCGCATCATGACGGGCGCCGTCATGCCGGACGGCTGCGACAGCGTGGTGCCGCAGGAACTGCTGCAGCAGGCCAGCGCAAGCAGCATCACGCTGGCGCCCGATTGCATCCGCCCCGGCGACAACCGCCGTTTCAAGGGGGAAGACTTGATGCAGGGCAAACCGGCCCTGCTGCAGGGCAAACGCCTGGGTCCGGCCGAACTGGGGCTGCTCGCCTCGCTGGGCATCGCCACGGTGCCCGTGCGCCGGCGCCTGCGCGTGGCCTTCTTTTCCACGGGCGACGAATTGCGCTCGCTCGGCGAGCCACTAGCCGCCGGCTGCATCTACGACAGCAACCGCTACACCCTGCTGGGCATGCTGACGCGCCTCGGTTGCGAAGTGCTCGACATGGGCATCGTCAAGGATGATCCGCAAGCGCTGGAAGCGGCCCTGCGCGGTGCCTGCACCAAGGCCGACGTCATCATCACCTCGGGTGGCGTGTCCAGCGGCGCGGCCGATTTTACGCGCGAGATCCTGGCACGCCTCGGTGAGGTGGCCTTCTGGCAGATCAACATGCGCCCGGGCCGCCCCATGGCCTTTGGCCGGATTGCCAGCGAGGGCGACACGGCCTTGCTGCTGGGCTTGCCCGGCAACCCCGTGGCCGTGATGGCGGCGTTTTATTTCCTCGCCCGCCCCACCCTGCTGCGCCTGATGGGCGCCGATGCGGACACGGCCACCCTGCCGCTGCTGCAAGTGGCGGCACAAGCACCGATCCGCAAGAAACGGGGCCGCACCGAATACCAGCGCGGCATCGTCGAGCGGGGCGCGGACGGCCGCCAGCACGTGCGCGTGACGGGGGCGCAGGGCTCCGGCATCCTGCGCTCGATGACGCAAGCCAATTGCATGATCGTGCTGCGTGAAGCGCAAGGCAACGTGGCCACGGGCGACCTGGTCGATATCGTGCTGTTCCATGGATTGACCTGATGAAACATCTGCTTCTGGCGCTGGCCCTGCTGCAGGGCATGGCGGCGTACGCTGGCGAAGTCCACAGCAATGGCTACACGGTGCGCTTCGACGAGCGCATCGAAACGGCGCCGGGCGACTTGCATGGCGCCACCGTGGGCCGCATCAGCATCGTGCGCGCCGCCGATCAAGGTCTCGCGTGGCAGGAAAATACGCCCTTGCAGCCGGGCTGCGGCGCCATTGCGGCCATCACCGTCCTCAACGACCGCTATGTGGCCCTGTGCGGCCACCTGGGCGGGCGCCATTACACGCACAAGATCATCTTCATGCAAGGCAACTCGCCCGCCATGGTGAGCGTGGACCAGTTCGATTCACCGAGTGCCGTGCGCGTGGGGCGCGACGGATCGCTGGCCATCGACGTCCTGCGGCGCGACCGCTTCCCTGGCGAACTGACGGGTCCGCATTACTTTCCCACCGTGTACCGCTTGCACCACGATGACGCCACCTTCGGTTTCATCCCCAGCGTTGATGGCGATGCCGCCGAGCGCTACTGGCAGCACTATCGCGCCACGCGCCAGGCGGCACCAGCGGCGGACGTGCTGCCGGAACTGCTGGCGTCCCTGCTGGCGGCCCAGGCCGGCAAGCAGTCCATCTGCACCGAGCTGGCCACGCTCGCCGCAGATTTGCAGCAGGGGCAACAGTACGAACAGTACGATATGCAAGGCGCGCGCACCTTGATGCGCAAGTGGCTGTACAAGCTGCCCGCCATCGGCTATCCCGCCTTCGATACGCAAGCCTGCCCGGGCCGCATCTAGATCGTTTCACCGCCGCCTGCTGGCGACGCATCCTTCAACACCCCACTGCCCTCTCAACCGGCCCGCCCTGCGCGGGCCGCTCTCATTGCCCCTTCGCAATCAATTGACCTG
Protein-coding sequences here:
- the moaA gene encoding GTP 3',8-cyclase MoaA: MADKIIYLAEARNGAPAIPARLESPSGNVADSLGRPLHDLRISITDRCNFRCVYCMPKDVFDKNHVYLPHTDLLSFEEITRVARLFVEHGVEKIRLTGGEPLLRKNIEKLIAMLAALRTPSGQPLDLTLTTNGSLLARKAQALKDAGLNRVTVSLDSLDDATFKRMNDVDFAVADVLHGIAAAHQAGLGPIKINMVVKAGMNEQEIVPMARHFKGTPYILRFIEYMDVGASNGWNLQEVIPSAEVVRRIGAHMPLLPINPNYTGETAARWRYADGSGEIGLISSVTQAFCADCSRARLSTEGKLYTCLFASSGHDLRSLLRGGRSDAEISSAVAQLWRGRADRYSQLRTSQTDLTGTTLEHGKKKVEMSYIGG
- the glp gene encoding gephyrin-like molybdotransferase Glp, giving the protein MINTHDITGLILAGGLGTRMGQRDKGMLPLHGQPLARHVLQRLAPQVGQLAISVHADAGDYARFGLPVWPDVLSGQLGPLAGLHSGMQHASTPYLLTVPCDSPLLPPDLAARLATGLVENNADLAIAVTEEIDPATGSAVHRPHPVFCLVKTSALPQLEAYLRSGERRMRTWHGPLKLAEVVFEDGAAFGNMNTPDELAALQAQGLSVPMAQAILADSVAPVADVEQLPLPQAFERILAADIISPISVPAHDNSAMDGYALHGADLGGDTVVTLAVVDTILAGRPGTVKVGRGQCARIMTGAVMPDGCDSVVPQELLQQASASSITLAPDCIRPGDNRRFKGEDLMQGKPALLQGKRLGPAELGLLASLGIATVPVRRRLRVAFFSTGDELRSLGEPLAAGCIYDSNRYTLLGMLTRLGCEVLDMGIVKDDPQALEAALRGACTKADVIITSGGVSSGAADFTREILARLGEVAFWQINMRPGRPMAFGRIASEGDTALLLGLPGNPVAVMAAFYFLARPTLLRLMGADADTATLPLLQVAAQAPIRKKRGRTEYQRGIVERGADGRQHVRVTGAQGSGILRSMTQANCMIVLREAQGNVATGDLVDIVLFHGLT